A single region of the Melioribacteraceae bacterium 4301-Me genome encodes:
- a CDS encoding GWxTD domain-containing protein, which yields MLKEKKVIGLICKYCITVFLLFTLIPAELSSLVNFNKDQRKEYYNKAMLALANKDTLSAKKYLIESIKQFSDAPSLKELSKIYLSENTTDSRNKALEYLRLAVLKSPEDIEARYLYAEVLENHSKCAAFCEYKKITEMDITQSKAWIGMAKIKDEEFTEYNHSANLTEDEFSFSLQDYADENFYEAEKYYKQALVFEPLNYDAIFKLALLYDKAGKPEKGAAYLTRLVNEAKADKDIYLLLGLINYRMHKLKDAYQYYQKAIALMSYEERKDFTYNSVMFILNDKFKDLAQKLNQSQIKQLIQLYWKVNDPLYLTDYNERLLEHYSRVAFANLNFSVPKLGKVGWRTDRGEVVVRFGEPNNVIRFRPQMTGKSVLMKTEVWNYDNGLTFGFTDFASSNNYVFSIPAGDKDKFAPQFKGDSQYLIENARRIFPTYYNPVYEGPKFSAFYNIVQFKNSLNNKLTDVYLNYEFNISDSALANHKNYKHKVGIFVFDKYYNDVYRFNKEINFSPGDDSVIKVDSSNFFVNTIFTEMKPNTGTISFEIIRDADKSVSSNRDSVSIISFSDNYLDMSDVLLAYNVEVSNQSEKFINRKNVSILPNPSNKFSSKDKMFLYYELYNLKKDNNGLTNFNQEVTLTSYNLRNQSSFEKIINAALSFIGLKGKNQSIKLTSHYQTLEANPQIYFQVDMNKYPADDYLITITVIDNISKKKVSRETVLKWEG from the coding sequence ATGTTAAAAGAAAAAAAAGTGATTGGATTAATTTGTAAATATTGCATCACCGTCTTTTTGCTGTTTACTTTGATTCCTGCCGAACTATCATCTCTAGTAAATTTTAATAAAGATCAAAGAAAAGAATATTATAACAAAGCAATGCTAGCATTAGCAAACAAAGATACTTTATCTGCAAAAAAATATTTAATTGAATCAATAAAACAGTTTTCTGACGCACCTTCATTAAAAGAACTATCTAAAATTTATCTATCAGAAAACACAACTGATTCAAGAAACAAAGCATTGGAGTACTTAAGATTAGCTGTGCTTAAATCACCCGAAGATATTGAGGCAAGATATCTTTACGCCGAAGTTTTAGAAAATCATTCAAAGTGCGCAGCTTTTTGTGAGTATAAAAAAATTACAGAGATGGATATAACTCAAAGTAAAGCGTGGATTGGAATGGCTAAAATTAAAGATGAAGAATTTACAGAATATAACCATTCAGCTAATTTAACAGAAGATGAATTTTCCTTCAGCTTGCAAGACTATGCTGACGAAAATTTTTATGAAGCAGAGAAATACTACAAACAAGCATTAGTATTTGAACCTCTAAATTACGATGCTATTTTTAAGTTAGCTTTGCTTTACGATAAAGCCGGTAAACCAGAAAAAGGTGCAGCATATTTAACTAGACTTGTAAATGAAGCCAAAGCAGATAAAGATATTTATTTATTGCTGGGATTAATTAATTATCGAATGCATAAATTAAAAGATGCTTATCAATATTACCAAAAAGCAATTGCATTGATGAGTTATGAAGAGAGAAAGGATTTTACATATAATTCAGTTATGTTCATTTTAAATGACAAATTTAAAGACCTCGCCCAAAAACTAAACCAATCACAAATCAAACAACTAATTCAGCTTTATTGGAAAGTTAATGATCCATTATACTTAACAGATTATAACGAAAGACTGCTTGAACATTATTCTCGTGTAGCTTTTGCAAATTTAAATTTTAGTGTACCAAAATTAGGAAAGGTTGGTTGGAGAACAGATAGAGGAGAAGTTGTAGTTAGGTTTGGTGAACCTAATAATGTTATTCGATTTCGGCCGCAGATGACAGGAAAATCTGTATTAATGAAAACTGAAGTATGGAACTACGATAATGGACTTACCTTTGGATTTACCGATTTTGCATCTTCGAACAATTATGTTTTTAGCATTCCTGCCGGCGATAAAGATAAATTTGCACCGCAATTTAAAGGTGATTCACAATACTTAATTGAAAATGCAAGAAGAATTTTTCCTACTTACTATAATCCCGTTTACGAGGGACCTAAATTCAGTGCGTTTTATAATATTGTCCAGTTTAAAAATTCGTTAAATAACAAGCTGACAGATGTTTATCTTAACTATGAGTTTAACATTTCCGATAGTGCACTGGCGAATCATAAGAATTATAAGCATAAGGTTGGAATTTTTGTGTTCGATAAATATTATAATGATGTATACAGATTTAATAAAGAAATTAACTTTTCTCCAGGTGATGACTCAGTTATCAAAGTAGACTCATCAAATTTTTTTGTAAATACGATTTTTACCGAAATGAAGCCAAATACAGGTACAATTTCTTTTGAAATTATAAGAGATGCCGATAAAAGTGTTTCATCAAATCGTGATTCTGTGTCAATAATTTCGTTTTCTGATAACTATTTAGATATGAGTGATGTTTTGCTTGCCTATAATGTTGAAGTTTCTAATCAAAGTGAAAAATTTATTAACCGCAAAAATGTTAGCATTCTTCCAAATCCATCTAATAAGTTTTCAAGTAAAGATAAAATGTTTTTGTATTACGAATTGTATAACCTGAAGAAAGATAATAATGGATTGACAAATTTTAACCAAGAGGTAACATTGACTAGTTACAATTTAAGGAACCAATCATCTTTTGAAAAAATTATAAATGCTGCTTTATCTTTTATAGGGTTGAAAGGTAAAAATCAATCCATAAAATTGACCTCTCACTATCAAACGTTAGAAGCAAATCCACAAATTTATTTCCAAGTTGATATGAACAAATACCCAGCAGATGATTATTTAATAACCATAACTGTTATCGATAATATTAGTAAAAAGAAAGTAAGCAGAGAAACTGTTTTGAAATGGGAAGGATGA
- a CDS encoding CocE/NonD family hydrolase: MRRFLILILIFTSLIHAQGVEWIKSNYIKKEYRIPMRDGVTLFTSVYMPKDTTENHPILMMRTPYSVAPYGENNYRNNLDPVVPGYQFAKERFIFVYQDVRGKFMSEGIYVNMRPYIPNKKSNKDIDETTDTYDTIDWLVKNIKHNNGRVGIWGISYPGFYAAMSLIDSHPALKAASPQAPISDWFIGDDMHHNGALTLSMSFNFFKTFDQPRDSLTTTWKRFPQYDSPDMYDFFLNLGTVADVNKKFFHDKLPFWNDIIKHGTYDEFWKSRSNLPYFTNVKPAVLIVGGWYDSEDLYGPLHIYNSIEEKNKNNNCILVMGPWSHGGWARTNGESYGDFSFGDSTSITFNNEILLPFFNYYLLSNSSNSQSHTLNLAEVTTFRTGSNKWEKYDQWPPKNATAKELYINANAKLTWEKPSYKQNLFDEYLSDPSKPVPYTAKFYDSQTMYNRAYMSEDQRFAASRPDVLVYQTEPLKNDITLSGPITADLFVSTTGTDADWVVKLIDVYPDSEPNPKSNPENIEYGGYQRLIRYEIMRGKFRNSYEKPEPFTPGKITEVKFNLNDVDHTFLKGHKIMVQIQSSFFPFFDRNPQKFIDIYSASNEDFQKAFNRVYFSEKYPSHIKFFVVGN, translated from the coding sequence ATGCGTCGCTTTTTAATATTAATTCTCATTTTCACTTCTTTAATTCATGCTCAGGGGGTAGAATGGATAAAATCAAATTACATAAAAAAAGAATACCGCATTCCAATGCGAGACGGTGTTACTCTATTTACGTCAGTTTATATGCCCAAAGACACAACTGAAAATCATCCCATTTTAATGATGCGTACACCATATTCTGTTGCTCCATACGGAGAAAATAATTATCGAAATAATTTAGACCCAGTTGTACCTGGGTATCAGTTTGCAAAGGAAAGGTTCATATTTGTCTATCAAGATGTTCGTGGTAAGTTTATGAGTGAAGGTATATACGTGAATATGCGGCCTTATATTCCAAACAAAAAAAGTAATAAAGATATTGATGAAACGACTGACACATACGATACAATCGATTGGCTTGTTAAAAATATTAAACATAACAATGGCAGGGTTGGTATATGGGGTATCTCCTACCCGGGTTTTTATGCTGCAATGAGTTTAATTGATTCACATCCAGCATTAAAGGCAGCTTCACCGCAAGCTCCAATTTCAGATTGGTTTATTGGCGATGATATGCATCATAACGGCGCTTTAACGCTTTCTATGTCCTTCAACTTCTTCAAGACATTTGATCAGCCAAGAGATAGTTTAACCACTACTTGGAAACGTTTTCCACAATACGATTCGCCTGATATGTATGATTTCTTCTTAAATCTTGGCACTGTTGCCGATGTAAATAAAAAATTTTTTCATGATAAACTTCCATTTTGGAACGATATTATAAAACATGGCACTTATGATGAGTTTTGGAAATCTCGTTCGAATCTACCCTATTTTACTAATGTAAAGCCTGCTGTTTTAATAGTTGGCGGTTGGTACGATTCAGAAGACCTTTACGGCCCGCTTCATATTTATAATTCAATAGAAGAAAAAAATAAAAACAATAATTGCATATTAGTAATGGGTCCATGGAGCCATGGTGGCTGGGCAAGGACTAACGGTGAATCTTATGGAGATTTCAGTTTTGGTGATAGTACAAGCATTACATTCAACAATGAAATTCTTCTGCCCTTTTTTAATTATTATCTTTTATCGAACAGCAGCAACTCTCAAAGCCATACTTTAAATCTGGCAGAAGTCACTACGTTTAGAACTGGTTCCAATAAATGGGAAAAGTATGACCAGTGGCCGCCTAAAAATGCTACAGCAAAAGAATTATATATTAACGCAAATGCAAAACTTACATGGGAAAAGCCATCATATAAACAAAATCTTTTTGATGAGTACTTAAGTGACCCGAGTAAACCCGTACCTTATACAGCAAAATTTTATGATTCACAAACAATGTACAACAGAGCTTACATGAGTGAGGACCAACGCTTTGCAGCTTCCCGTCCAGATGTCTTAGTTTACCAAACTGAACCCCTTAAAAATGATATTACCTTAAGCGGTCCAATAACAGCAGACCTTTTCGTCTCTACGACTGGCACAGATGCCGATTGGGTTGTAAAGTTAATAGATGTTTACCCTGATAGTGAACCCAATCCAAAATCTAACCCTGAAAATATAGAATACGGTGGTTATCAAAGATTAATAAGATATGAGATTATGCGTGGTAAATTTAGAAATAGTTACGAAAAGCCTGAACCTTTTACTCCCGGCAAAATTACGGAAGTAAAATTCAACTTAAATGACGTTGACCATACATTTTTAAAAGGGCACAAAATTATGGTTCAAATACAAAGCAGCTTTTTCCCTTTTTTTGACAGAAACCCACAAAAGTTCATTGATATTTATTCTGCAAGCAATGAAGATTTTCAAAAAGCATTTAATAGAGTTTACTTTTCGGAAAAGTATCCATCACATATAAAATTTTTTGTTGTGGGTAACTGA
- the purL gene encoding phosphoribosylformylglycinamidine synthase subunit PurL, whose amino-acid sequence MNNEPEVTLQLAIEHGLTEEEFNLICKKLGRIPNYTELGIFSVMWSEHCSYKNSIALLKTLPRSGGKLLVGAGEENAGLVDIGDGQAIAFKIESHNHPSAVEPYQGAATGVGGILRDIFTMGARPIASLNSLRFGTLDDPRTKFLFEGVVKGIGDYGNSFGVPTVAGEVYFDESYKDNPLVNAMAIGLVETDKVVSAIAKGKGNPVMIVGSATGRDGIHGATFASEEISEKSETKRPSVQVGDPFTEKLLLEATLEIIKENLVVGIQDMGAAGISCSTSEMSAKGKSGMKINLDKVPLREKNMTAYEIMLSESQERMLVVGKKGKENRIKEIFEKWDLNCEIIGEVTEDGILEVEYQGQCKAAIPSIELVLGGGAPVYIRETKEPEYLHYTRNFDLNNIPEPESISECFTKIFSSPNIASKKWVYQQYDSMVMTNTIVGPGLADAAVIYIKGTKKAISTKTDCNGRYVYLNPKTGAMIAVAESARNVVCTGAKPLAITNCLNFGNPYKPEIYWTFKKAIEGISEACRFFNTPVTGGNVSFYNESPSTAVYPTPVIGMVGLIENIDNVTTANFKDEGDLIYLLGEDYEEVGGSEYLKVIHNLVTGEIPKLDLQAEKDLHRILLKLIGMKLIKSAHDISEGGIITALAECCVMNRENQLGAQVKVHVKTREDFSLFSESQSRVIVTVAPENQAKFEEIASKGFTPYCLIGTVGGRSLIVNDQYTFSLRSLSEIYFTSIEKKMTLITGN is encoded by the coding sequence ATGAACAATGAACCTGAGGTAACACTACAATTAGCAATTGAACATGGATTAACGGAAGAGGAGTTTAATTTAATTTGCAAAAAACTTGGTCGTATACCTAATTATACTGAATTAGGTATATTCAGTGTAATGTGGAGTGAGCATTGCAGTTACAAAAACTCGATAGCGCTGTTGAAAACTCTGCCACGTTCAGGTGGAAAGTTGTTGGTAGGTGCTGGAGAAGAGAATGCAGGTTTGGTAGATATTGGTGATGGACAAGCTATTGCATTTAAAATAGAGAGCCATAACCATCCCTCAGCAGTTGAACCATATCAAGGCGCTGCTACAGGTGTAGGCGGAATTTTACGTGATATTTTTACTATGGGTGCTCGACCTATAGCTTCACTTAATTCACTTCGGTTTGGAACCTTAGATGATCCCCGCACTAAATTTTTGTTTGAAGGAGTAGTGAAAGGAATTGGAGATTATGGAAATAGTTTTGGTGTGCCTACTGTTGCCGGCGAAGTTTATTTCGATGAATCCTATAAAGATAATCCTCTCGTAAATGCAATGGCAATTGGATTAGTGGAAACTGATAAAGTGGTTTCAGCAATTGCAAAAGGGAAAGGTAATCCAGTAATGATTGTTGGTTCGGCTACAGGAAGAGATGGAATACATGGTGCCACTTTTGCTTCTGAAGAAATTTCGGAAAAGTCTGAAACTAAACGTCCCTCAGTTCAAGTAGGTGACCCCTTCACCGAAAAACTTTTGTTAGAAGCTACTTTAGAAATTATTAAGGAAAATTTAGTTGTTGGCATTCAAGATATGGGTGCTGCTGGAATTTCATGTTCAACTTCTGAAATGAGTGCAAAAGGAAAAAGTGGAATGAAAATTAATTTGGATAAAGTTCCTCTTCGAGAAAAAAATATGACCGCCTACGAAATTATGCTTTCTGAAAGCCAAGAAAGAATGCTGGTTGTAGGTAAAAAAGGTAAAGAAAATAGAATAAAAGAAATCTTTGAAAAGTGGGATTTAAATTGTGAAATAATTGGAGAAGTTACTGAAGATGGTATTTTAGAGGTTGAGTATCAAGGTCAATGCAAAGCAGCAATTCCTTCTATTGAATTAGTGCTAGGCGGGGGCGCGCCAGTTTATATTAGAGAAACTAAAGAACCAGAGTATCTGCACTACACCAGAAATTTTGACTTAAATAATATCCCTGAACCTGAAAGCATTTCAGAATGTTTTACTAAAATTTTCTCTTCTCCTAATATTGCTTCAAAAAAATGGGTTTACCAGCAATATGATTCAATGGTAATGACCAACACTATTGTTGGGCCTGGACTTGCTGATGCTGCCGTTATTTACATTAAAGGAACTAAAAAAGCAATTTCTACTAAAACTGATTGTAACGGCAGATATGTTTACTTAAATCCTAAAACGGGGGCTATGATTGCTGTAGCAGAATCTGCTCGTAATGTTGTTTGCACGGGTGCAAAACCTTTGGCAATTACAAATTGCTTGAACTTCGGTAATCCTTACAAACCAGAAATTTATTGGACTTTTAAAAAAGCAATTGAGGGAATTTCAGAAGCGTGCCGTTTTTTTAATACACCAGTTACAGGTGGAAATGTTAGCTTTTATAACGAAAGCCCAAGTACTGCAGTCTATCCTACTCCAGTAATTGGAATGGTAGGTTTGATAGAAAATATTGATAATGTTACCACTGCTAATTTCAAAGATGAAGGAGATTTAATTTATCTATTGGGCGAAGATTATGAAGAAGTCGGCGGTAGTGAATACTTAAAGGTAATTCATAATTTGGTTACGGGAGAAATACCAAAATTAGATTTACAGGCAGAAAAAGACCTCCATCGTATTTTACTAAAATTAATTGGGATGAAACTGATAAAGTCTGCACATGATATTTCTGAAGGAGGTATTATAACAGCATTAGCCGAATGCTGTGTTATGAATAGAGAAAATCAGTTGGGTGCACAAGTGAAAGTTCACGTTAAAACACGTGAGGACTTTTCATTATTTTCTGAATCGCAATCTCGTGTGATTGTTACTGTAGCACCAGAAAATCAAGCAAAGTTTGAAGAGATAGCTTCAAAAGGTTTTACTCCTTACTGTCTTATTGGAACTGTCGGTGGTAGAAGTCTAATTGTAAATGATCAATATACTTTCTCGCTTCGCAGTCTCTCAGAGATTTATTTTACTTCCATTGAAAAAAAGATGACTCTCATTACGGGTAACTGA
- a CDS encoding YihY/virulence factor BrkB family protein has product MYRIKIIRKITSFISVKTLRNFINFFKSYFPVLFKRMDEHHIFLSGGGIAFSLLLSFIPLVLVVLSLVGNFFSQTAIESALKQIIEAAIPSRATANFVEKVVISRLPEVIEYRTLAGYIGFIGLMFTSTWLFSSMRTILNRIFNVSQQKSAIIGLLRDIGMVLLLVVFVALSTFILPTFNVIMDSAEKVEFLRAFRFTEIIDLSIKLISLLVLFFMFFLFYYIIPYEKLGKKVPLIAAFWTTTFWEIARWIFGYYVKHFLSTNNIYGAFIFIVVVLFWIFYSSCLFIVGAEIGQLYRERLSEKLLINDNKK; this is encoded by the coding sequence ATGTACCGTATTAAAATAATTAGAAAAATAACCTCATTTATATCTGTAAAAACATTGAGGAATTTCATAAACTTCTTCAAGTCTTATTTCCCAGTACTTTTTAAAAGGATGGATGAACATCATATATTTCTTTCTGGGGGTGGAATTGCTTTTTCTTTGCTTTTGAGTTTTATACCGCTTGTACTGGTAGTTCTATCTTTAGTAGGAAATTTTTTCAGCCAAACCGCTATTGAATCTGCACTTAAGCAAATAATTGAAGCAGCTATCCCATCTCGAGCTACAGCTAACTTCGTAGAAAAAGTTGTTATTTCAAGGCTACCTGAGGTGATAGAATACAGAACATTAGCAGGCTATATAGGTTTCATTGGTTTAATGTTTACCTCTACATGGTTATTTAGTTCTATGCGGACAATCTTAAATAGAATATTTAACGTTTCCCAGCAAAAGAGTGCAATAATTGGATTGCTTAGGGATATTGGGATGGTGCTTTTATTAGTTGTTTTTGTTGCACTATCCACATTTATACTGCCCACATTTAACGTTATAATGGATTCCGCTGAAAAAGTTGAATTTCTTCGTGCATTTAGATTTACTGAGATTATCGATTTGTCAATAAAATTAATATCACTCTTAGTTTTGTTTTTTATGTTCTTTTTGTTTTACTATATAATTCCATATGAGAAACTTGGGAAAAAAGTACCACTCATAGCTGCGTTTTGGACAACAACTTTTTGGGAAATAGCCCGCTGGATTTTTGGCTATTATGTTAAACATTTTCTTTCTACAAATAATATTTATGGTGCATTTATTTTTATAGTAGTTGTGTTATTCTGGATATTTTACTCCTCATGCTTGTTTATTGTAGGTGCTGAAATTGGGCAGCTTTACAGAGAAAGACTTTCAGAAAAATTGTTAATTAATGATAATAAAAAATAA
- a CDS encoding MBL fold metallo-hydrolase, whose amino-acid sequence MIQFLPLGGADEIGASCYYLNIGGTGIILDSGVHPRKKGFESLPSFELIENLPVDFVFISHAHQDHIGALPFLVKKFPHLIIYTTRQTKEIAELTLHNASNILMEEMDTTENFIPYTHEEIDFLIDSIRTVEYNLPLEISGIRHNSTNKIKVEFYDAGHILGSAGILIIYEDIKIFYTGDINLSKQKIMDGADIPSTAVNILLTESTYGATDSSLLSNWINEQKRFALEANKILNKGGSILIPVFALGKTQELLATIHSLISKGSLTETFIYTGGLGKQISKIYDRNKFIVKRQNKNFEFSDVEQIDLYDINDVNFFNKKPGIVLASSGMMLKKTKSYELMRHWINQKDFAVFIVGYVDSETPAYQILKSNVGDKILLEQEEYIVNCSVERFYFPSHSKREELLEITKNLNPEIIVLLHGEEEAKNWLGNKMLTLKEKIKVYSAEKGRVINLL is encoded by the coding sequence ATGATACAATTCTTACCGTTGGGCGGCGCAGATGAAATTGGAGCTAGTTGTTATTACTTAAATATAGGAGGGACAGGAATAATCTTAGATTCTGGAGTTCACCCACGAAAAAAAGGCTTTGAGTCACTGCCATCATTTGAGTTAATAGAAAATTTGCCGGTGGATTTTGTTTTTATAAGTCATGCCCACCAAGACCATATAGGTGCTCTCCCTTTTTTAGTTAAAAAATTTCCTCATTTAATTATTTACACAACACGACAAACTAAAGAAATTGCTGAATTAACACTCCATAATGCTTCAAACATTTTAATGGAAGAAATGGACACTACCGAGAATTTTATACCCTACACTCACGAAGAAATAGATTTTTTAATAGACTCAATAAGAACAGTTGAATATAACTTACCATTAGAAATTAGTGGGATAAGACATAATAGCACAAACAAAATTAAAGTTGAATTTTATGATGCTGGGCATATCCTTGGTTCTGCTGGAATTCTTATTATTTATGAAGATATAAAAATATTTTATACAGGTGATATTAATCTCTCTAAACAAAAAATTATGGATGGTGCCGATATTCCTTCTACAGCAGTTAATATTCTTTTAACTGAATCGACCTACGGTGCAACAGATTCAAGCTTGTTAAGTAATTGGATTAACGAACAAAAAAGATTTGCCTTGGAAGCAAACAAAATTTTAAACAAGGGAGGCTCAATTCTAATCCCTGTCTTTGCGTTAGGAAAAACTCAAGAACTGCTGGCTACAATTCATTCACTTATTTCCAAGGGTAGTTTGACAGAAACTTTTATTTATACTGGTGGATTAGGAAAACAAATTTCTAAAATTTATGATAGGAATAAGTTTATAGTTAAAAGACAAAATAAAAATTTTGAATTCTCAGATGTAGAACAAATAGACCTATATGATATTAATGATGTAAATTTTTTTAATAAGAAACCTGGGATTGTGCTTGCTTCAAGCGGTATGATGCTTAAAAAAACTAAATCTTATGAATTAATGAGACACTGGATTAACCAAAAAGATTTTGCAGTTTTTATCGTTGGATATGTTGATTCAGAAACACCAGCTTACCAAATATTAAAATCGAACGTGGGGGATAAAATATTATTAGAGCAGGAAGAATACATCGTTAATTGTTCTGTTGAAAGATTTTATTTTCCTTCGCATTCCAAGCGTGAGGAATTATTAGAAATAACAAAAAATTTAAATCCAGAAATAATAGTGCTTTTACATGGAGAAGAAGAGGCAAAGAATTGGCTGGGTAACAAGATGCTTACCTTGAAAGAAAAAATAAAAGTTTACTCAGCAGAAAAAGGCAGAGTTATTAATTTGCTATAA
- a CDS encoding hemerythrin domain-containing protein has product MQKKSIQNKDSLKRFVDKGINEKELSPFDPPDAYNPLNIETIPYEKMHPFLKELIDEHKNFAEVLSKFETALMNWKNNNWIFNDEIDIGLKQFFNFFDEKVPLHNQKEEKKLFPLLHKKLIEIGEHNSVDSSITGINLMEDEHLKVAQAVAIVFNFLELGSQLPDKRSREITFELAYEQGMAIIETMKLHIFREENILFPQAMKLLSKEKLDDFN; this is encoded by the coding sequence ATGCAGAAAAAATCAATACAAAATAAAGATTCGTTAAAAAGATTTGTGGATAAAGGGATAAATGAAAAAGAACTTTCTCCTTTTGATCCGCCTGATGCATACAACCCATTGAATATTGAAACCATACCTTATGAAAAAATGCATCCTTTTCTAAAAGAATTAATTGATGAACACAAAAACTTCGCAGAAGTTTTAAGTAAGTTTGAAACTGCTCTTATGAATTGGAAAAACAACAATTGGATTTTCAATGATGAAATTGACATTGGATTAAAACAATTTTTTAATTTTTTTGATGAAAAAGTTCCGCTGCACAACCAAAAAGAAGAAAAAAAATTGTTTCCTCTTCTTCATAAAAAGCTTATTGAAATCGGGGAGCACAATTCAGTTGACTCTTCTATAACTGGAATAAACTTGATGGAGGATGAACACTTAAAAGTAGCACAGGCGGTAGCCATCGTTTTCAATTTTTTAGAGTTAGGTTCACAACTGCCGGATAAACGCTCGCGTGAAATAACATTTGAATTAGCATACGAGCAAGGAATGGCAATTATTGAAACAATGAAGCTTCATATCTTTAGAGAAGAAAATATTTTGTTTCCACAGGCAATGAAATTACTAAGCAAAGAAAAACTTGACGATTTTAATTAA
- a CDS encoding DoxX family protein, with product MNSLHSTIYWLNSHNNIAYSLTRIFLGTALFVRGIIVASDIDRLTQLANGHNFYWWYSYIVVIHIIGGFMMAIGFFTRIAAFIQLPILFIAVFFVHLSQGLANQNQSLELAALVLFLLIIYFAFGSGNLSIDSYISKRKIQKKHYAEKINTK from the coding sequence ATGAATTCACTACATTCAACAATTTATTGGCTTAACAGCCATAATAATATTGCTTACTCATTAACTCGCATTTTTTTAGGGACTGCATTATTTGTAAGAGGAATTATTGTTGCTTCTGATATTGATAGGCTTACTCAGCTTGCCAATGGTCATAATTTTTATTGGTGGTATTCATACATTGTGGTTATTCACATTATTGGCGGTTTTATGATGGCAATTGGATTTTTTACTAGAATTGCTGCTTTTATCCAATTGCCAATACTTTTTATTGCCGTTTTCTTTGTGCATCTAAGTCAGGGATTGGCAAATCAAAACCAATCACTTGAATTAGCTGCATTGGTACTTTTCCTTTTAATAATTTATTTTGCCTTTGGAAGCGGCAACTTATCAATTGATAGTTACATATCAAAAAGAAAAATACAGAAAAAACATTATGCAGAAAAAATCAATACAAAATAA